The Mytilus galloprovincialis chromosome 4, xbMytGall1.hap1.1, whole genome shotgun sequence genome contains a region encoding:
- the LOC143072121 gene encoding uncharacterized protein LOC143072121 isoform X1 — protein MNQFKFDSGDSAKKTFEFRMSKKVSELTQVVHMLFTRNHEKEVEIEAMKEAFEYEILLVQEDAQGRIDNLETKRLELELELDRERKAGENRLKSALKNESDSREEEWKAKLIASEKNLLEEKAECQNLRDLLINAQRDIEKLRQGVADQLASKNEEILRKNQELDKLRKLVANLEKTQVETEIHYKEIIRDIEKTNEKLEKELQQLQALLEETHRNKMKLEEKNAKLETDLKNLRKDFSRKVAEVVASQKMQHHQQLQQVQSHQQPSTRLSPGAFTREDRVRSSRSPIPSNSAKRRNSRDSRQIAPKRDEDYNDELEKLRREVQRYRMELSNRDNNFNRVFSTQQPLTVDPRAGKIGMSSQQVIASHRSNEPLLSKEKSFSYAFVQSIDDSKRPSSSRASSAASRLPVLSQEQKTRLTKLMRPKPLSKEALYS, from the exons ATGAATCAGTTCAAGTTTGACTCTGGCGATTCCGCCAAGAAGACGTTCGAGTTTCGGATGTCAAAAAAAGTTTCCGAATTGACTCAAGTTGTTCATATGCTGTTTACCCGTAATCATGAGAAAGAAGTCGAAATTGAGGCTATGAAAGAAGCCTTTGAATATGAAATATTATTAGTGCAAGAAGACGCACAGGGTAGAATTGACAATTTAGAAACTAAACGATTGGAATTAGAACTGGAATTAGACAGAGAACGAAAAGCTGGAGAAAATCGTCTGAAAAGTGCTCTGAAAAACGAATCAGACAGTCGAGAGGAAGAATGGAAGGCCAAATTAATAGCAAGTGAAAAAAATTTGCTTGAAGAAAAAGCCGAGTGCCAAAATCTTAGAGATCTTTTAATAAATGCTCAGAGAGATATCGAAAAATTAAGGCAGGGTGTAGCTGATCAGCTTGCTAGTAAAAACGAAGAAATTCTTAGGAAAAACCAGGAATTAGATAAATTAAGGAAATTAGTTGCTAATTTAGAAAAGACCCAGGTTGAAACAGAAATTCATTATAAAGAAATTATACGTGATATTGAAAAAACTAATGAAAAGTTAGAAAAAGAACTTCAACAGTTGCAAGCATTGTTAGAAGAGACACATAGGAATAAAATGAAACTTGAGGAAAAGAATGCTAAATTAGAAACGGATTTGAAAAATTTGCGGAAAGACTTTAGTAGAAAAGTTGCAGAAGTAGTAGCTAGTCAAAAAATGCAACATCATCAGCAACTACAACAAGTTCAAAGCCATCAACAGCCGTCAACAAGGCTGTCTCCTGGAGCTTTCACG AGAGAAGATAGAGTACGATCATCACGTTCACCTATTCCATCCAATTCTGCAAAGAGAAGAAATAGCCGTGATTCAAGGCAAATTGCCCCAAAGCGCGATGAG GATTATAACGATGAATTGGAAAAATTACGACGAGAAGTTCAGCGATATCGGATGGAGCTCAGTAACCGTGACAATAACTTCAATAGAGTATTCTCTACTCAACAACCTCTTACTGTGGACCCTAGAGCAGGAAAAATCGGGATGAGTTCACAACAAGTGATTGCTTCACACAGGAGTAATGAACCACTGTTATCAAAAGAGAAGTCGTTTTCATATGCCTTTGTACAATCGATAGATGATTCC AAAAGACCGTCCAGTTCAAGGGCCTCTTCTGCAGCATCAAGGTTACCAGTGCTTTCACAGGAACAGAAGACTCGTCTTACAAAACTTATGCGACCTAAACCATTATCGAAAGAGGCTTTGTACAgttaa
- the LOC143072121 gene encoding uncharacterized protein LOC143072121 isoform X2, with translation MNQFKFDSGDSAKKTFEFRMSKKVSELTQVVHMLFTRNHEKEVEIEAMKEAFEYEILLVQEDAQGRIDNLETKRLELELELDRERKAGENRLKSALKNESDSREEEWKAKLIASEKNLLEEKAECQNLRDLLINAQRDIEKLRQGVADQLASKNEEILRKNQELDKLRKLVANLEKTQVETEIHYKEIIRDIEKTNEKLEKELQQLQALLEETHRNKMKLEEKNAKLETDLKNLRKDFSRKVAEVVASQKMQHHQQLQQVQSHQQPSTRLSPGAFTSHHSCTNKDYNDELEKLRREVQRYRMELSNRDNNFNRVFSTQQPLTVDPRAGKIGMSSQQVIASHRSNEPLLSKEKSFSYAFVQSIDDSKRPSSSRASSAASRLPVLSQEQKTRLTKLMRPKPLSKEALYS, from the exons ATGAATCAGTTCAAGTTTGACTCTGGCGATTCCGCCAAGAAGACGTTCGAGTTTCGGATGTCAAAAAAAGTTTCCGAATTGACTCAAGTTGTTCATATGCTGTTTACCCGTAATCATGAGAAAGAAGTCGAAATTGAGGCTATGAAAGAAGCCTTTGAATATGAAATATTATTAGTGCAAGAAGACGCACAGGGTAGAATTGACAATTTAGAAACTAAACGATTGGAATTAGAACTGGAATTAGACAGAGAACGAAAAGCTGGAGAAAATCGTCTGAAAAGTGCTCTGAAAAACGAATCAGACAGTCGAGAGGAAGAATGGAAGGCCAAATTAATAGCAAGTGAAAAAAATTTGCTTGAAGAAAAAGCCGAGTGCCAAAATCTTAGAGATCTTTTAATAAATGCTCAGAGAGATATCGAAAAATTAAGGCAGGGTGTAGCTGATCAGCTTGCTAGTAAAAACGAAGAAATTCTTAGGAAAAACCAGGAATTAGATAAATTAAGGAAATTAGTTGCTAATTTAGAAAAGACCCAGGTTGAAACAGAAATTCATTATAAAGAAATTATACGTGATATTGAAAAAACTAATGAAAAGTTAGAAAAAGAACTTCAACAGTTGCAAGCATTGTTAGAAGAGACACATAGGAATAAAATGAAACTTGAGGAAAAGAATGCTAAATTAGAAACGGATTTGAAAAATTTGCGGAAAGACTTTAGTAGAAAAGTTGCAGAAGTAGTAGCTAGTCAAAAAATGCAACATCATCAGCAACTACAACAAGTTCAAAGCCATCAACAGCCGTCAACAAGGCTGTCTCCTGGAGCTTTCACG TCACATCATTCATGTACAAACAAG GATTATAACGATGAATTGGAAAAATTACGACGAGAAGTTCAGCGATATCGGATGGAGCTCAGTAACCGTGACAATAACTTCAATAGAGTATTCTCTACTCAACAACCTCTTACTGTGGACCCTAGAGCAGGAAAAATCGGGATGAGTTCACAACAAGTGATTGCTTCACACAGGAGTAATGAACCACTGTTATCAAAAGAGAAGTCGTTTTCATATGCCTTTGTACAATCGATAGATGATTCC AAAAGACCGTCCAGTTCAAGGGCCTCTTCTGCAGCATCAAGGTTACCAGTGCTTTCACAGGAACAGAAGACTCGTCTTACAAAACTTATGCGACCTAAACCATTATCGAAAGAGGCTTTGTACAgttaa
- the LOC143072121 gene encoding uncharacterized protein LOC143072121 isoform X3 encodes MNQFKFDSGDSAKKTFEFRMSKKVSELTQVVHMLFTRNHEKEVEIEAMKEAFEYEILLVQEDAQGRIDNLETKRLELELELDRERKAGENRLKSALKNESDSREEEWKAKLIASEKNLLEEKAECQNLRDLLINAQRDIEKLRQGVADQLASKNEEILRKNQELDKLRKLVANLEKTQVETEIHYKEIIRDIEKTNEKLEKELQQLQALLEETHRNKMKLEEKNAKLETDLKNLRKDFSRKVAEVVASQKMQHHQQLQQVQSHQQPSTRLSPGAFTDYNDELEKLRREVQRYRMELSNRDNNFNRVFSTQQPLTVDPRAGKIGMSSQQVIASHRSNEPLLSKEKSFSYAFVQSIDDSKRPSSSRASSAASRLPVLSQEQKTRLTKLMRPKPLSKEALYS; translated from the exons ATGAATCAGTTCAAGTTTGACTCTGGCGATTCCGCCAAGAAGACGTTCGAGTTTCGGATGTCAAAAAAAGTTTCCGAATTGACTCAAGTTGTTCATATGCTGTTTACCCGTAATCATGAGAAAGAAGTCGAAATTGAGGCTATGAAAGAAGCCTTTGAATATGAAATATTATTAGTGCAAGAAGACGCACAGGGTAGAATTGACAATTTAGAAACTAAACGATTGGAATTAGAACTGGAATTAGACAGAGAACGAAAAGCTGGAGAAAATCGTCTGAAAAGTGCTCTGAAAAACGAATCAGACAGTCGAGAGGAAGAATGGAAGGCCAAATTAATAGCAAGTGAAAAAAATTTGCTTGAAGAAAAAGCCGAGTGCCAAAATCTTAGAGATCTTTTAATAAATGCTCAGAGAGATATCGAAAAATTAAGGCAGGGTGTAGCTGATCAGCTTGCTAGTAAAAACGAAGAAATTCTTAGGAAAAACCAGGAATTAGATAAATTAAGGAAATTAGTTGCTAATTTAGAAAAGACCCAGGTTGAAACAGAAATTCATTATAAAGAAATTATACGTGATATTGAAAAAACTAATGAAAAGTTAGAAAAAGAACTTCAACAGTTGCAAGCATTGTTAGAAGAGACACATAGGAATAAAATGAAACTTGAGGAAAAGAATGCTAAATTAGAAACGGATTTGAAAAATTTGCGGAAAGACTTTAGTAGAAAAGTTGCAGAAGTAGTAGCTAGTCAAAAAATGCAACATCATCAGCAACTACAACAAGTTCAAAGCCATCAACAGCCGTCAACAAGGCTGTCTCCTGGAGCTTTCACG GATTATAACGATGAATTGGAAAAATTACGACGAGAAGTTCAGCGATATCGGATGGAGCTCAGTAACCGTGACAATAACTTCAATAGAGTATTCTCTACTCAACAACCTCTTACTGTGGACCCTAGAGCAGGAAAAATCGGGATGAGTTCACAACAAGTGATTGCTTCACACAGGAGTAATGAACCACTGTTATCAAAAGAGAAGTCGTTTTCATATGCCTTTGTACAATCGATAGATGATTCC AAAAGACCGTCCAGTTCAAGGGCCTCTTCTGCAGCATCAAGGTTACCAGTGCTTTCACAGGAACAGAAGACTCGTCTTACAAAACTTATGCGACCTAAACCATTATCGAAAGAGGCTTTGTACAgttaa